The following coding sequences are from one Natrarchaeobius halalkaliphilus window:
- a CDS encoding ABC transporter ATP-binding protein: MSITTKPESDSDSQALIDVNDLSKLYETNQSIISRLFGEKEYLRAVDNVSFEIQQGEIVGLAGQSGCGKSTLGELLVQLQEPSSGEIIIDGDDITEYSSSELKTFRRKCQVIFQDPYEAINPRFTVSRIVSEPLKIHSIGDRQERTERTIKALNDAGLSPAEEYLGSFPRELSGGERQRVNIARAIVLEPDFLIADEPVSMLDVSVRTGILKLFEKFKEEMEMSILYVSHDLSTINYLCDRTMIMYLGKVVEVGKTRNVIHYPSHPYTKTLLQSVPDTQKQTDITEESVQGEVPDPIDLPPGCRYASWCSYADEKCERDEPLLQQRDDGEEASDQVACHYPIENNAV; the protein is encoded by the coding sequence ATGAGCATCACGACTAAGCCGGAATCCGACAGCGATTCGCAGGCACTGATCGACGTAAACGATCTCTCAAAACTATACGAAACGAACCAGAGTATCATCAGCAGGCTGTTCGGTGAAAAAGAATACCTGCGAGCCGTCGACAACGTATCCTTCGAGATTCAGCAGGGGGAAATCGTCGGTCTCGCGGGCCAGAGCGGATGCGGAAAATCCACGCTCGGTGAGCTCCTCGTGCAGCTCCAGGAGCCGTCGTCCGGTGAGATCATCATCGACGGCGACGATATAACGGAGTACAGCTCGAGCGAGCTAAAGACGTTCAGACGGAAGTGTCAGGTGATATTTCAGGACCCATACGAAGCGATCAACCCACGGTTTACGGTCTCGAGGATCGTTTCGGAGCCGCTGAAGATCCACTCGATCGGTGATCGCCAAGAGCGGACGGAACGAACGATCAAGGCGCTAAACGACGCCGGTCTGAGTCCAGCGGAGGAGTATCTGGGGTCGTTCCCGAGGGAGCTCTCCGGAGGGGAGCGACAGCGGGTGAACATCGCTCGAGCGATCGTTCTCGAGCCGGATTTCCTGATCGCTGACGAACCCGTCTCGATGCTCGACGTGAGCGTGCGAACGGGTATATTGAAACTGTTCGAGAAGTTCAAAGAGGAGATGGAAATGAGTATCCTGTACGTCTCACACGATCTCTCGACGATCAACTACCTCTGTGACCGGACGATGATTATGTATCTCGGGAAAGTCGTCGAGGTCGGAAAGACGCGGAACGTCATCCACTATCCATCGCATCCGTATACGAAAACGCTGCTTCAGTCGGTGCCCGATACACAGAAGCAAACGGATATCACAGAAGAGTCGGTCCAGGGAGAGGTCCCTGATCCGATCGATCTTCCACCGGGATGTCGATACGCGTCCTGGTGCTCGTACGCGGACGAGAAATGCGAGAGGGACGAGCCCCTTCTGCAACAGCGAGACGACGGCGAAGAAGCAAGCGACCAGGTCGCCTGTCACTATCCGATCGAAAACAACGCCGTTTGA
- a CDS encoding ABC transporter ATP-binding protein: MSLVNIDGVSVEYRTDNGPLTAVDDVSFTIEEGETLGIVGESGCGKTTMTKAFLRLLDNNGEISTGSITYDGIDLATVSEEQLRTDIRWKEISYIPQNAMAALDPVYTVGAQVVQVIELHTDNSTEQARERCAELFKRVDLDPNRMGDYPHELSGGQRQRVTIALSLALSPSLIVADEPTTGLDVIVQDQICELLAEIQDDIGCAIVFVTHDMGVVSNISDRVAVMYAGRIAEIGTIDDVFDRSAHPYTIGLQNAFPRMDEFPASSALIEIPGSPPNLLDPPTGCRFEGRCPYATEECRHTDPSSVELEDGHRIECLYPERRSEFREHGNEPDTWKDAREAEAKQTP, from the coding sequence ATGAGCCTGGTTAACATAGATGGGGTCTCGGTAGAGTACCGGACCGACAACGGGCCGCTAACGGCCGTTGACGACGTCTCGTTTACCATCGAGGAAGGGGAAACACTCGGAATCGTTGGCGAAAGCGGATGCGGAAAGACAACGATGACGAAAGCGTTTCTCAGGCTCCTCGATAACAACGGCGAGATCAGCACCGGATCGATTACGTACGACGGGATCGATCTCGCAACGGTATCCGAAGAGCAGCTCCGGACGGATATCCGCTGGAAGGAGATCTCGTATATTCCCCAAAACGCGATGGCAGCACTCGATCCAGTGTACACCGTCGGCGCACAGGTCGTCCAGGTCATCGAACTACACACGGACAACTCGACCGAACAGGCCAGAGAACGATGTGCGGAGCTGTTCAAGCGAGTCGACCTCGATCCGAACAGGATGGGTGATTATCCACACGAACTTTCGGGTGGCCAGCGACAGCGGGTTACGATCGCACTGTCGCTGGCGCTCTCTCCGTCACTGATCGTCGCAGACGAGCCTACGACCGGTCTCGACGTTATCGTCCAGGACCAGATCTGTGAGTTGCTCGCGGAGATACAGGACGATATCGGCTGTGCAATCGTCTTCGTCACACACGATATGGGCGTCGTCTCGAATATCTCCGATCGAGTTGCAGTCATGTACGCCGGACGAATTGCCGAAATCGGAACGATCGACGACGTATTCGATCGAAGTGCACATCCCTACACGATCGGGTTACAGAACGCGTTCCCACGGATGGACGAGTTTCCCGCCAGTTCTGCACTGATCGAGATACCGGGCTCCCCGCCGAATCTACTCGACCCACCGACAGGATGTCGGTTCGAAGGTCGATGTCCGTACGCGACCGAGGAGTGTCGACACACGGATCCCAGCTCGGTCGAACTCGAGGACGGGCACCGGATCGAGTGTCTCTATCCGGAGCGCCGTTCGGAGTTCAGAGAGCACGGAAACGAACCCGATACCTGGAAGGACGCCCGAGAGGCAGAAGCCAAACAGACGCCATAA
- a CDS encoding ABC transporter permease has product MTLLGDALTKNQRIVLETYKERTQWAVQRFLSNRMAAIALLIVLGTLFMAIFAPFLAPYEPQANIADAQGEYSMLEPPSSEHIMGTNHHSQDILSQWIYGSRVSLLVAFLSGIAVMLIGTTVGLVSGYYKGTVDLVLMRVVDILYAIPAIPLLLVVSLLFGSSVWNVIIAMILILWRTMARVVRSQTLSLSERPFVKAAKASGASDLRIMYVHIAPNLLPIILIEGVFVMGAAILLEAGISFLGLGTTEMISWGVMLQLTYTSGAITHAWWWVLPPGISITVLVVAFFYMSRGIEEITNPELQHR; this is encoded by the coding sequence ATGACGTTGCTCGGAGACGCGCTTACGAAGAACCAGCGAATCGTTCTCGAGACGTACAAAGAGCGAACGCAGTGGGCCGTTCAACGGTTCCTGTCCAACCGAATGGCAGCGATCGCGCTTCTCATCGTCCTCGGAACGCTCTTTATGGCGATTTTCGCTCCCTTCCTCGCCCCGTACGAACCACAGGCAAACATCGCAGACGCCCAGGGGGAATACTCGATGCTCGAGCCTCCGAGCTCCGAGCACATCATGGGAACCAACCACCACTCCCAGGACATCCTGAGCCAGTGGATCTACGGTAGCAGAGTGTCGCTGCTGGTGGCGTTTCTGTCGGGGATTGCGGTCATGCTGATCGGAACGACCGTGGGGCTCGTCTCGGGGTACTACAAGGGAACGGTCGACCTCGTTCTCATGCGTGTCGTCGATATCCTGTACGCGATTCCTGCGATCCCGTTATTGCTCGTCGTCTCGCTACTGTTCGGGAGCTCCGTCTGGAACGTCATCATCGCCATGATACTGATCCTGTGGCGAACGATGGCACGCGTCGTTCGATCACAGACGCTCTCGCTCTCGGAGCGACCGTTCGTCAAAGCCGCAAAAGCGTCCGGAGCGAGCGATCTCAGAATTATGTACGTCCACATCGCACCGAATCTTCTTCCGATTATTCTCATCGAAGGCGTCTTCGTCATGGGCGCGGCAATCCTGCTCGAGGCGGGTATCTCGTTCCTCGGACTGGGCACCACCGAGATGATCAGCTGGGGCGTGATGCTTCAGTTGACCTACACCAGTGGTGCGATCACGCACGCATGGTGGTGGGTGCTCCCGCCAGGAATCAGTATCACGGTACTGGTCGTTGCGTTCTTCTACATGTCTCGAGGCATCGAAGAGATAACGAATCCCGAACTTCAGCACAGGTAA
- a CDS encoding ABC transporter permease codes for MVNLSYLGKRLGLMAVSLYAVITVLFFLFRILPGDPTSQVISPRFSAEQQEQLMAQYGLDEPLYTQYFLYMRNFMVGDLGQSFQHGEPVLPFILDRTINTLILTVPAIMIAFIVGPFIGALFAWHRNGRLDNYGTAIALTTYAAPIFWTGMLALMVFSFSLNILPSGGMRPAGEIPGSPLNRVFSFVTLQHAILPIVIFTLWRISRPILITRNTMIDVLGNDFIQLKKAEGTPESTIRYRHAMRNSLLPVVHYGALAIGYAFGGSVILETVFSWPGLGRTMWDAVQAHDYPVVQGAFFLMSFMVILFNFIADIVSTWLDPRVKDEGVVE; via the coding sequence ATGGTCAATCTGAGCTACCTCGGAAAGCGACTGGGGCTGATGGCGGTTAGCCTGTACGCCGTCATTACGGTCCTGTTCTTCTTATTTCGCATCTTACCAGGGGATCCTACGAGCCAGGTGATCTCACCTCGCTTTTCCGCTGAACAGCAAGAGCAGCTGATGGCACAGTACGGCTTAGACGAACCCCTGTATACGCAGTATTTCCTCTACATGCGAAACTTCATGGTCGGAGACCTCGGCCAGTCGTTCCAACACGGCGAGCCAGTGCTACCGTTTATCCTCGATCGAACCATCAACACGCTCATATTGACGGTTCCCGCGATCATGATCGCGTTCATCGTCGGCCCGTTCATCGGAGCGCTATTCGCCTGGCATCGAAACGGACGACTCGACAACTACGGAACAGCGATCGCGCTGACCACCTACGCAGCGCCCATCTTCTGGACGGGGATGCTCGCGCTGATGGTCTTCTCGTTCAGTCTCAACATACTCCCGTCCGGTGGAATGCGGCCCGCCGGTGAAATCCCCGGTTCACCACTGAATCGGGTCTTCTCGTTCGTCACGCTTCAACACGCGATTCTCCCGATCGTCATCTTTACACTGTGGCGAATCAGCAGGCCGATACTGATCACGAGAAATACGATGATCGACGTCCTCGGCAACGACTTTATCCAGCTGAAAAAAGCAGAAGGAACTCCCGAATCGACGATTCGGTATCGACACGCGATGCGAAACTCGCTGTTGCCGGTCGTCCACTACGGCGCGCTCGCCATCGGCTACGCGTTCGGCGGGTCCGTAATTCTCGAGACCGTCTTCTCGTGGCCCGGGCTGGGACGAACGATGTGGGACGCCGTCCAGGCACACGATTATCCCGTCGTTCAGGGCGCGTTCTTCCTGATGTCGTTCATGGTGATCCTATTTAATTTCATCGCAGACATTGTCTCGACGTGGCTCGATCCGCGCGTGAAAGACGAGGGGGTGGTCGAGTAA
- a CDS encoding ABC transporter substrate-binding protein yields MPRNIKGVNRREFIVSTAASGAVVGLAGCTGGGDDEALGATPDDEDDYEPVPEMEFASVAQDEDALRYEVGNLAERQLQALGIETNREVVDVGTYSDKLNDREFDFMVAAWTGGTERLFPYYNLFYSFHSQFANLEGGNYTMFESEEYDEMVENFRDEPDESSRVEYAQNCQEILAENVPIIFTVHPDALVAANTDSFDNWQEMTGLYAYNNIPSLTEIENVGGDDQVVFGTTEALETYPNFFNVTGPDALRLHAFTYDPLVRLGLDGGPIPAAGEEWEWIDETTLDVTLRSGMTFQDGEPVTVDDVAFTFDSIQEEGIPYLGSDIDPYESSEILDDDTIRFNLSNPFSGFVQITLYRIPILPEHIWSDAIADHDHPSEWSDPDMTGSGPFEFIDYEPGTQIVYEKNHDHYLADEFDFEQFVYRLYGSQSAIIGDIENGDVTFTQYMGAEHWNQADDIENVRAISNPGLDAHGIWIPNNEGPFRDVRFRKALTHAIDQDEMLQILLQGRGEQAKHPIAPANERYYNDDVAEYPHNIDRSVELLEEAGFRWNGEGDLLMPTDWQPEVEYIPLE; encoded by the coding sequence ATGCCACGCAATATCAAGGGTGTTAACAGACGTGAGTTTATCGTCAGTACGGCTGCATCCGGAGCAGTCGTCGGATTGGCGGGGTGTACAGGGGGCGGAGACGACGAGGCTCTCGGTGCAACGCCTGACGACGAAGACGACTACGAACCAGTGCCAGAGATGGAGTTTGCGTCCGTCGCACAGGATGAAGACGCACTTCGGTACGAGGTCGGTAACCTGGCAGAGCGCCAGCTCCAGGCACTTGGTATCGAAACGAACCGGGAAGTCGTCGACGTCGGAACCTACTCGGACAAACTCAACGACAGGGAGTTCGATTTCATGGTAGCCGCGTGGACGGGTGGAACGGAGCGGTTGTTCCCGTACTACAACCTGTTCTACAGCTTCCACTCGCAGTTCGCAAACCTCGAGGGTGGAAACTACACCATGTTCGAGAGCGAAGAGTACGACGAGATGGTCGAGAACTTCAGGGACGAGCCTGACGAGAGCAGCCGGGTCGAGTACGCTCAAAACTGTCAAGAAATCCTGGCCGAAAACGTTCCGATCATATTCACCGTCCATCCGGACGCACTGGTCGCAGCCAACACTGATTCGTTCGACAACTGGCAAGAGATGACGGGGCTGTACGCGTACAACAACATTCCGTCGCTCACCGAGATCGAGAACGTCGGCGGGGACGATCAGGTGGTATTCGGGACGACGGAAGCGCTCGAGACGTACCCGAACTTCTTCAACGTTACCGGGCCCGACGCCCTTCGGCTCCATGCGTTTACGTACGATCCGCTCGTCCGTCTCGGGCTGGACGGAGGTCCGATTCCGGCTGCTGGCGAAGAGTGGGAGTGGATCGACGAGACGACGCTCGACGTCACGCTTCGATCCGGCATGACGTTTCAGGACGGAGAGCCCGTCACGGTCGACGACGTCGCGTTCACGTTCGATTCGATTCAGGAGGAGGGGATCCCGTACCTGGGTAGCGATATCGATCCGTACGAGAGTTCCGAGATACTCGACGACGACACGATCCGGTTCAATCTGTCGAATCCGTTCTCCGGGTTCGTACAGATCACGCTCTACCGTATCCCGATCCTGCCGGAACACATCTGGAGCGACGCGATCGCAGACCACGACCATCCGTCCGAGTGGAGCGATCCCGATATGACCGGAAGCGGTCCATTCGAGTTCATCGATTACGAACCGGGAACGCAGATCGTCTACGAGAAGAACCACGATCACTATCTCGCGGACGAGTTCGACTTCGAACAGTTCGTCTACAGGTTATACGGTTCTCAGTCGGCCATTATCGGAGACATCGAAAACGGGGACGTGACCTTCACCCAGTATATGGGTGCCGAACACTGGAACCAGGCGGACGATATCGAAAACGTCCGAGCCATCTCGAACCCGGGACTCGACGCACACGGGATCTGGATTCCGAACAACGAAGGGCCGTTCCGAGATGTCCGGTTCAGAAAAGCGCTGACACACGCCATCGATCAAGACGAGATGCTCCAGATTCTGCTCCAGGGAAGGGGCGAACAAGCGAAGCATCCCATCGCTCCGGCGAACGAACGATACTACAATGACGACGTGGCAGAGTATCCGCACAACATCGATCGATCCGTCGAGCTGCTAGAAGAAGCAGGCTTCAGATGGAACGGTGAGGGTGACTTACTCATGCCAACTGATTGGCAGCCGGAGGTCGAATATATCCCTCTCGAGTAG
- a CDS encoding mandelate racemase/muconate lactonizing enzyme family protein, with protein sequence MEITDVEAYAVNMNVIDLEDGGLSPYVTNHGAVEDVDRILVKVDTDEGISGWGEMRVFLSPETTVTIIEDGVAPIIEGHSPFEVESLRRLLFIEYTNIDMFFSAVEIACWDIVGKSLEKPIYELLGGWTAPGVTTRQIEQDYDYEQRVDVAYCVGILSPEESRAHARKALEGGHSVLKTKAGRDWKADVDRIIAMDDEVDGALEFRLDPNQGWRLDEAVRVGAALSDAGVYLQYLEQPIRVDSHESLARLRERTCQPIGPNEDTYIAHNLQNLIESGALDVAVVDMTPAGGISGVRQLAAIAEDAGVPLAHHCAFDLGIRTAAIVHTVSGVPGFTLPPDSVYYAWEDDVIEDPFTVEDGALPVPQEPGLGVSVDEQKVAEYEI encoded by the coding sequence ATGGAAATCACCGACGTAGAGGCCTATGCCGTCAACATGAATGTGATCGATCTCGAAGATGGTGGACTTTCGCCCTACGTGACAAATCACGGCGCAGTTGAAGACGTCGACCGTATCCTCGTCAAGGTAGACACCGACGAGGGGATTTCTGGCTGGGGTGAAATGCGCGTGTTCCTTTCTCCGGAGACGACGGTCACTATCATAGAAGACGGCGTTGCTCCGATTATCGAGGGACACTCGCCGTTCGAAGTCGAAAGCCTTCGCAGGCTGTTATTCATCGAATATACGAATATCGACATGTTTTTCTCGGCCGTCGAAATCGCGTGCTGGGACATCGTCGGCAAGTCACTCGAGAAACCGATCTACGAGTTACTCGGTGGCTGGACCGCGCCAGGCGTGACGACGCGTCAGATCGAGCAAGATTACGACTACGAACAGCGCGTCGACGTCGCGTACTGCGTTGGTATCCTCTCTCCGGAGGAGTCAAGAGCGCATGCACGGAAAGCACTCGAAGGTGGCCACAGCGTCTTGAAGACCAAAGCCGGACGCGACTGGAAAGCGGACGTCGATCGAATCATCGCGATGGACGACGAGGTGGATGGAGCGCTCGAGTTCCGTCTGGATCCGAATCAGGGATGGCGGCTCGATGAAGCGGTACGCGTCGGTGCAGCCCTGTCCGATGCCGGCGTCTACCTCCAGTACCTCGAACAGCCGATCCGCGTCGATTCTCACGAATCGCTCGCGAGACTTCGTGAACGGACGTGTCAGCCGATCGGTCCGAACGAGGATACGTACATCGCACACAACCTTCAAAACCTGATCGAGAGCGGCGCACTCGACGTCGCGGTGGTCGATATGACTCCTGCAGGTGGAATCTCGGGAGTGCGCCAGCTCGCCGCGATCGCGGAGGACGCCGGAGTGCCACTGGCTCATCACTGCGCGTTCGACCTCGGAATCCGTACCGCTGCCATCGTCCACACCGTCAGCGGCGTTCCCGGTTTCACCCTGCCGCCTGATTCGGTCTATTATGCGTGGGAAGACGACGTGATCGAAGATCCGTTCACCGTCGAGGACGGAGCGCTGCCGGTTCCCCAGGAACCAGGGCTTGGCGTCTCCGTCGACGAACAGAAAGTTGCGGAATACGAAATCTAG
- a CDS encoding creatininase family protein, with translation MFEASAGSRTAWGGCTYDEIDAIANEDGSILVLPVGSVEQHGNHLPVGTDTILANEIAALGAERVADEIPIVLLPPFWSGYSPHHLTFGGTVSLEFDQMLETLEEIAETALENGFDAFLFVNGHGGNQPVIDSAVSTVGSQQPNVETLGITYFQLAKSFIDEIRESDPGGMAHGGEFETSLMLYLREELVHRDELEGTYLDEPYDLGTRDLLSGGPLSVYREFDAYSETGAIGDPKLASAEKGERIYHRLGDELEQLLSDIHQQCVTE, from the coding sequence ATGTTTGAGGCTAGCGCTGGCAGCAGGACTGCATGGGGTGGCTGTACGTACGACGAGATCGATGCTATCGCCAACGAAGACGGATCGATACTCGTTCTTCCGGTCGGAAGCGTCGAACAGCACGGTAATCATCTGCCCGTCGGGACGGATACGATTCTCGCCAATGAAATCGCCGCACTCGGAGCAGAACGGGTTGCCGACGAAATCCCGATCGTTCTCCTCCCTCCGTTCTGGAGCGGTTACTCGCCACACCATCTCACGTTTGGCGGGACCGTTTCGCTCGAGTTCGATCAGATGCTCGAGACGCTCGAGGAGATCGCTGAGACGGCACTCGAGAACGGGTTCGATGCGTTCTTGTTCGTGAACGGTCACGGCGGAAACCAACCGGTAATCGATAGCGCAGTTAGCACTGTCGGCTCTCAACAGCCAAACGTCGAAACGCTGGGAATAACGTACTTCCAGCTCGCGAAGTCGTTTATCGACGAGATTCGCGAGAGCGATCCCGGTGGAATGGCTCACGGAGGGGAATTCGAGACGTCGCTCATGCTCTATCTCCGGGAAGAGCTCGTTCACCGGGACGAACTCGAGGGAACCTACCTCGATGAACCGTACGATCTCGGGACGCGAGATCTCCTCTCCGGTGGCCCGCTCTCCGTCTATCGGGAGTTCGATGCGTACTCCGAGACGGGGGCGATCGGCGATCCGAAACTCGCTTCCGCTGAAAAGGGAGAACGAATCTACCATCGCCTCGGCGACGAACTAGAGCAGCTCCTATCCGATATCCACCAGCAGTGTGTCACGGAGTGA
- a CDS encoding IclR family transcriptional regulator produces MGSQADGAGKRRVKALEKGLRIVEELKEQGSAGVSELASELNMPTSTVHVYLQTLKGTGYVVGNDGTYQLSLRFLEIGSKVRDQREVFAAARQEMIDICHSTGETVGLGVLEDGKRVQLWQIEGKNAINDNIHIGEYTHTHWTSLGKTLLASQSDESIEEIVERHGLPRATENTITDKHALFDEVETIRAQGYTLEDEERKMGIRSVSVPLTDSDGNTIAALGITAPKNKMTSATCGNYIAQLNDKANVISIKYAYQ; encoded by the coding sequence ATGGGATCACAAGCAGACGGGGCGGGAAAACGCCGGGTAAAGGCGCTCGAAAAGGGGCTACGAATAGTCGAAGAGCTAAAAGAGCAAGGAAGCGCCGGTGTTTCGGAGCTTGCTTCGGAGCTGAATATGCCGACCAGCACCGTTCACGTCTATCTACAAACGTTGAAAGGAACGGGATACGTCGTCGGTAACGACGGAACGTACCAGCTCAGTCTACGATTTCTGGAAATCGGTAGCAAAGTGCGCGATCAGCGAGAGGTGTTCGCTGCCGCTCGCCAGGAGATGATCGATATTTGCCATTCTACCGGAGAGACGGTCGGGCTTGGCGTTCTCGAGGACGGAAAACGGGTTCAGCTCTGGCAGATCGAAGGCAAGAACGCGATCAACGACAACATCCACATCGGGGAGTACACCCACACACACTGGACGTCGCTCGGGAAAACGCTGCTCGCGAGTCAAAGCGACGAATCGATCGAGGAGATCGTCGAGCGACACGGACTCCCCCGAGCGACGGAGAACACCATTACGGACAAACACGCGCTCTTTGATGAAGTCGAAACGATCCGAGCGCAGGGATACACGCTCGAGGACGAAGAGAGGAAAATGGGAATCCGTAGCGTCTCGGTACCGCTGACGGACTCGGATGGGAACACGATCGCAGCGCTTGGAATCACCGCGCCGAAAAACAAAATGACGTCCGCCACCTGTGGCAACTACATCGCCCAACTCAACGATAAAGCGAACGTCATCTCGATAAAATACGCGTATCAGTAA